Proteins encoded by one window of Blautia luti:
- a CDS encoding fibronectin type III domain-containing protein: MENMKKKLTAFLAVICCILACLALPGTVKAATSVKPGTVKMVSVEADECSNTIRIIWNKTTNATSYVVYLREASGGKWQKAGSMKSSERGCQITYQPGVNFQVGKEYACTVKAYNKNSKKYGNYDKKGVKFTILPETVKISGISMDKEKTGVKIAWKKSDRSEITRGNYCHIYRKQNGKWKKIGSVKSSVTTYTDTEFEPGKVNTYTVRTYNSKTKTRGNYDKNGISIDLQKKTPAIVYNNPSRLVLLKGKTTTYYKSNSSVKWYSGNKKVVQVTASGKNAYKLKAVKEGTAVITMKVGNQVQTFTVIVASGNDYINKWVQNMARDIRMTTSNKETQLLLVSRYFVGDFSYANVYDMKTVIASQKGNCYSAGQVMVKVYQALGFKAKLRSAIHDNPKRYPQNMIMGSDHYNVEVVVNGSTYYLDASPEAHLVYLSSKTEVLEAYTDLMGNGWTRIQ; the protein is encoded by the coding sequence ATGGAGAATATGAAGAAAAAGCTGACAGCATTCCTGGCAGTAATCTGTTGTATCCTGGCGTGTCTGGCTTTGCCCGGCACAGTAAAGGCTGCCACTTCTGTGAAGCCTGGTACTGTAAAGATGGTAAGTGTGGAAGCAGATGAATGCAGCAATACTATCCGGATAATCTGGAATAAGACAACCAACGCCACAAGCTATGTAGTATATCTCAGGGAAGCCAGCGGCGGCAAATGGCAGAAAGCGGGCTCTATGAAAAGCTCCGAAAGAGGCTGCCAGATCACCTATCAGCCGGGAGTGAATTTCCAGGTTGGAAAAGAATACGCCTGCACAGTCAAAGCATATAACAAAAACTCAAAGAAATACGGAAACTATGATAAAAAAGGAGTCAAATTTACCATCCTTCCGGAAACTGTAAAGATTTCCGGCATATCCATGGACAAAGAGAAAACAGGAGTAAAAATCGCATGGAAAAAGAGCGATAGAAGTGAGATCACCCGTGGAAACTACTGCCATATTTACAGAAAACAGAATGGAAAATGGAAAAAGATCGGCAGTGTGAAAAGTTCTGTTACAACTTATACAGATACAGAATTCGAACCTGGAAAGGTGAATACTTATACAGTCAGAACTTATAACAGCAAGACCAAAACAAGGGGAAATTATGACAAAAACGGAATTTCCATAGACCTGCAGAAAAAGACTCCTGCCATTGTGTATAATAATCCATCCAGGCTTGTTCTGCTGAAAGGAAAAACAACCACTTACTATAAGTCAAACAGCAGTGTAAAATGGTATTCCGGCAATAAGAAAGTGGTACAGGTTACTGCTTCCGGCAAAAATGCTTATAAGCTGAAAGCAGTAAAAGAAGGAACTGCTGTGATCACAATGAAAGTGGGAAATCAGGTACAGACATTTACAGTAATTGTCGCATCCGGCAATGATTATATTAATAAATGGGTGCAGAACATGGCAAGAGATATAAGAATGACCACCAGCAACAAAGAAACACAGCTTCTGCTGGTATCGAGATACTTTGTAGGCGATTTCTCATATGCCAACGTATATGATATGAAAACAGTAATTGCTTCACAGAAAGGAAACTGTTATTCCGCCGGTCAGGTGATGGTGAAAGTTTACCAGGCACTGGGATTTAAAGCAAAACTGCGTTCTGCGATCCACGATAATCCTAAACGCTATCCTCAGAATATGATCATGGGATCTGACCATTATAATGTAGAAGTAGTGGTGAACGGATCAACCTATTATCTGGACGCATCCCCGGAAGCCCATCTGGTATATCTTTCCTCGAAGACTGAGGTGCTGGAAGCCTATACAGATCTCATGGGAAATGGATGGACACGGATACAGTAA